The segment CGCTGCTCCGTCTCTGGCCGTACGTGCGGCCCGTGCGAGGGCGGTTGTTCACGGCCGCGATCGTCGCGATCGTCGCCTCCTGTCTGTCCCTCGTGATCCCGCTCGTACTGAAGTGGCTGGTCGACGGGCCGGTCGCGGACCGGGACCCGGGCGGGGTGTGGCTGGGGGCGCTCTACCTCCTGCTGCTCGGCATCGCCGAGGCGGTGCTCTTCGGGTACCGGCGGTGGCTGGTGGCGCGGCCCCTGTCCGGCGTCGAGGCGCGGATGCGGGCCGATCTGTACGGCAGGCTCCAGCGGCTCCCCATCGCCTTCCACGACCGGTGGGCGTCCGGGCAGTTGCTCTCGCGCGGGACGACCGACCTCATGCTGGTCCGGATGTTCCTGGCCTTCCCTCTGACGTTCCTGCTGGTCAACGCCGTGACGATCCTCGCAGGTTACGTACTGCTGCTCGCCCAGGACTGGTCGCTCGGGCTCGTCCTCCTCACCCCGGTCATCCCGCTCGTCGTGGTCTGCTCGATCTTCGAGGGCCGGTACGGAGTGGTCGCGCGCCGCGCCCAGGACCAGGTGGGCGATCTGACGACGGTCGTCGAGGAGAGCGTCCTCGGCATCCGGATCATCAAGGGATTCGGCCGCCACCGCAGCCAGGCGACGGCCTTCCGGGAGCTCTCCGGCCGCCTGCGCGGCACGGAGCTGCTCAAGGCCCGGCTGCTCGCGATGATCTGGGCGGTCATCACCTTCGTACCGGAACTGGCCATCGGCGCCGCCCTCGTCCTCGGCACCATCCAGGTCGCGGACGGGGACCTGTCGGCGGGCACGCTCGTCGCGTTCCTGTCGACCGCTCTGGCGCTGCGCTGGCCGGTGGAGTCGATCGGCTTCCTGCTCGCGATGAGCCAGGAGGCGGCGACCGCGACGGAACGGTACTTCGAGGTGATGGACGTCGACGAGGAACCGGGCATCGCCGCCGGAGCCCACGCTCCCCGGGACGCCCCCGACGGGGTCCGGTTCGAGTGCGTGTCGTTCCACTACCCGGACGCCCCGGAGGGCTCCCCACCCGTCCTCGACGGCATCGACCTGCACATCCGCCCCGGCGAGACGCTGGCCCTGGTCGGCGGCACGGGCTCCGGCAAGACCACGCTCACCGCCCTCGTACCGAGGCTCCACGAGGCGACCGGCGGCCGCATCCTCCTGGACGGCGAGGACATCGCCCTGATGGAACGGGAGCGGCTGCGGGCCCTGGTCTCGGTGGCGTTCGAGGAGCCCACCCTCTTCTCCGCCAGCGTCGGGGAGAACGTCCTGATGGGAGCCGGCGGGGCGGCGGGCGAACCCGAACTGCGGCGCGCCCTGGACGTGGCGCAGGCCGACGCCTTCGTCGACCGGCTGCCCGAGGGCACCGCGACCCAGGTCGGCGAGCAGGGCCTCAGTCTCTCGGGCGGTCAGCGGCAGCGCCTGGCCCTCGCGAGGGCGGTCGTCGGCCGGCCCCGCTTCCTCGTCCTCGACGATCCCCTCTCCGCACTCGACGTCCACACGGAGGCCCGTGTGGAGGCCGCGCTGCGGGAGGTCCTGCGGGACACCACGGCCCTCGTGGTGGCACACCGCCCCTCGACGGTGATGCTGGCCGACCGGGTGGCGCTGCTGTCCCAGGGCCGGATCACGGCCGTGGGCACCCACCACGAACTGCTGCGGAGCAGCGAGGAGTACGCCTGGCTGATGTCCGGCGCAGGCAAGGACGGCGACCGATGACGAACGAGCCCACCAACGACCCCTTCGACCGCGACGACCTCCCGGCACCCCCCGGAGCGACGGGCGCCCTGCTCCGCTCCCTCCTCTCCGCCCACCGCGCCCGGGTCGCGATCGCCGCCCTGGTGCTCCTGATCAAGGAGGCCGCGGTCCAGGCGGGGCCCCTCCTCGTCGCGTACGCCATCGACGAGGGCGTCCCCGCCTTCCGGGCGGGCGACCACGGTCCCGTCCTCGCGGTGGCCCTCGGCTATCTCCTCTGCGCGGCGCTCTCGGGCCTCCTCCAGTACGTCTTCGTCCGCGGCGCGGCCCGCGTCAACCAGGACGTCCTCCTCGACCTGCGCGGCCGGATCTTCCGCCACTCGCAGATCCTGAGCGTCGACTTCCACGAGCGGTACACCTCGGGCCGGCTCATCTCCCGCTCCACCACCGACGTCGAATCCCTCCGGGAGCTCCTCTCGGAGGGCCTGCAGGAACTGATCGGCGTCGTCCTCTCCTTCGTCTCGATCTCGGCGATCCTGCTCTACCTCGACCTGGGCATCGGCGCGGTGGCGGTGGCGTCCTTCCTGCCGCTCTCCTTCCTCGTGCGCGTCTACCGGCGACGTGCCGGAGCGGTGTACGCCGAGCGGTCCACGGCCATCGCGGGCGTCATCGTGAAGTTCGCCGAGACGATGAACGGCATCCGTCCTGTACGGGCGTTCCGCCGGGAGGCGGTCAACGACGCCGAGTTCGCGACGCTCAACCACCGGCACGAGCGCAGCAACGGCGACGCGCTCCTCGAAATGGCCCGCTACGTGGTGGGCTCACGGCTCGTCGCGAACACGGCGGTCGCCGGCATGTGCCTCTGGGGCGCCTACCGGGTGGCCTCGGGCTCCCTGGAACTGGGCGTTCTGGCGGCGGCGGTCCTGTACATGCGGCGCCTGTACGACCCGATCGACCGGCTCGGCATGTTCCTCAACTCGTACGAGTCGGCGGCCGCGTCGCTCACCAAGATCGCGGGCCTGCTCGCCCAGGAACCCGGAGTCCCGGAGACGACGACCCCCGTCACCCTGCCCGCCCGCACGGGCTCCCCGGGGCGCGAGGTCACCTTCGACAAGGTCCGCTTCGCCTACCGCACGGGCGGCGAGGTCCTGCCCACCTTCGACCTGACCATCCCCGCCGGCCAGACGGTCGCGGTGGTGGGGGCGACGGGCGCGGGCAAGTCCACCCTGGCGAAACTCCTGGCCCGCTTCTACGACCCCACGGACGGCACGGTGCGCCTGGACGGTGCGGACCTCCGCGATCTGACCACGCCGGACCTCCGCCGGGGCATCGTCATGGTCACCCAGGAGGCGTTCCTCTTCTCGGGAACGGTCGCCGAGAACATCGCCATCGGCCGCCCGGACGCGACCCGCGAGCAGATCGAGGACGCGGCCCGGGCGATCGGGGCCCACGAGTTCGTCATGGGCCTTCCGGACGGCTACGACACGGACGTGCGCAAGCGGGGCGGCCGCATCTCGGCGGGCCAGCGCCAGTTGGTCGCCTTCGCGCGGGCACTGCTCGCGGACCCGGCGGTTCTGATCCTCGACGAGGCCACCAGCTCCCTGGACGTGCCGGGCGAGCGCGCGGTGCAGCGGGCGATGGACACGGTCCTGGCGGGCCGTACGGCGGTGGTCATCGCCCACCGCCTGTCCACCGTCGAGGTCGCGGACCGGGTCCTGGTGATGGAGTCGGGGCGGATCGTCGAGGACGGCACGCCCTCGGACCTGGTCACCGGCGCGGGGCACTACGCGGGGCTGCACCAGGCGTGGCGGGAGAGTCTGGTGGGTTGATCGACGGCCCCCACGGCGCCACCCACGGGTGTCAGCCCCGCGCCCGCCGCAGCAGCGCGAGCGACAGCACCGCCGCGCCCAGCATCAGCACCGCCGCCCCCACGGCGACCGCCCCCATCGCGTCGACGAACGCGGTCCGTGCGGTGTCGAGCACCGCCGGTCCGGCGGCCAGCGCCCCGCCCAGGGTCTCGCGCGCCGCGGCGGGCGCGGACGCGGGCATCGCCGCGGTGTAGACCGCCGTTCCCACGGATCCGAGCACGGCCATCCCGAGCGCCCCGCCGAGCTCGGCTCCCGACTCCAGTACGGCGGCGGCGGACCCGGCCCGCTCGGGCGGAGCGGCGCCGAGAGCGAGCTCGTTGGCGAGGGTCATCGCGGAGACGAGCCCACCGGCGTAGACGGCGCCGGCCGCGATGACGGCCCACAGCGGCGTGGCGCGGTCGATGCCGGCCAGCCAGGCGAAGCCGGCGGCGGCCCCGAGGAAGCCGCCGGCCATCACGTACGCCCGGTCGACCTTCTGGGCGAGTGCGGC is part of the Streptomyces sp. NBC_00250 genome and harbors:
- a CDS encoding ABC transporter ATP-binding protein, which translates into the protein MPEKPVASEPPAPDTPDAPGAPDAPDAADRSAVRTLLRLWPYVRPVRGRLFTAAIVAIVASCLSLVIPLVLKWLVDGPVADRDPGGVWLGALYLLLLGIAEAVLFGYRRWLVARPLSGVEARMRADLYGRLQRLPIAFHDRWASGQLLSRGTTDLMLVRMFLAFPLTFLLVNAVTILAGYVLLLAQDWSLGLVLLTPVIPLVVVCSIFEGRYGVVARRAQDQVGDLTTVVEESVLGIRIIKGFGRHRSQATAFRELSGRLRGTELLKARLLAMIWAVITFVPELAIGAALVLGTIQVADGDLSAGTLVAFLSTALALRWPVESIGFLLAMSQEAATATERYFEVMDVDEEPGIAAGAHAPRDAPDGVRFECVSFHYPDAPEGSPPVLDGIDLHIRPGETLALVGGTGSGKTTLTALVPRLHEATGGRILLDGEDIALMERERLRALVSVAFEEPTLFSASVGENVLMGAGGAAGEPELRRALDVAQADAFVDRLPEGTATQVGEQGLSLSGGQRQRLALARAVVGRPRFLVLDDPLSALDVHTEARVEAALREVLRDTTALVVAHRPSTVMLADRVALLSQGRITAVGTHHELLRSSEEYAWLMSGAGKDGDR
- a CDS encoding ABC transporter ATP-binding protein — protein: MTNEPTNDPFDRDDLPAPPGATGALLRSLLSAHRARVAIAALVLLIKEAAVQAGPLLVAYAIDEGVPAFRAGDHGPVLAVALGYLLCAALSGLLQYVFVRGAARVNQDVLLDLRGRIFRHSQILSVDFHERYTSGRLISRSTTDVESLRELLSEGLQELIGVVLSFVSISAILLYLDLGIGAVAVASFLPLSFLVRVYRRRAGAVYAERSTAIAGVIVKFAETMNGIRPVRAFRREAVNDAEFATLNHRHERSNGDALLEMARYVVGSRLVANTAVAGMCLWGAYRVASGSLELGVLAAAVLYMRRLYDPIDRLGMFLNSYESAAASLTKIAGLLAQEPGVPETTTPVTLPARTGSPGREVTFDKVRFAYRTGGEVLPTFDLTIPAGQTVAVVGATGAGKSTLAKLLARFYDPTDGTVRLDGADLRDLTTPDLRRGIVMVTQEAFLFSGTVAENIAIGRPDATREQIEDAARAIGAHEFVMGLPDGYDTDVRKRGGRISAGQRQLVAFARALLADPAVLILDEATSSLDVPGERAVQRAMDTVLAGRTAVVIAHRLSTVEVADRVLVMESGRIVEDGTPSDLVTGAGHYAGLHQAWRESLVG